One window of the Pedobacter ginsengisoli genome contains the following:
- a CDS encoding beta-galactosidase: MSNTNAKSQQSTSSPLPIKQFAHPHRIRYDGSCMSIEGKDVFIYSAAFHYFRCPQELWRDRFRKIKEAGFNTVETYIPWNWHERSMPSGLNDNSKFDFKDLKAWLKMAQDEFGFYTIVRPGPFLCAEWSGGGYPRWLAKFGPGKGDLWLRSADPEHIKWSVHWYNAVSKVLAPEQISRKKKGQKGIIMFQIENEYDAHGTKDKEVFLKALYHSYKNNGIDVPLFTCLTSQTRASKDPELSQVFDCDNYYVANLSDAPSCARRMYDLRKKQSDAPGFVTELQGGWFSLVTGTLSEEHYSDARHFKAIGLMSMLGGGTGINYYMFFGGTHFNGWGARGMTTSYDYNAAIRESGATSPKYFAAKAMGEFIKQYGTKLARSVGGPCELKDAPKSLFGGLRIAEDGTKFVFLHNTDPDKSLKGRVTVLPGKVAKSTEPIYNVNQNGEKVLIKTAAVTNGNTSANDSFAIDFNLPDLGAQVLVIPPGATPEQGKWCLMEPEQPVRPSVNVTPIRIASALRYNDPVNEAKWTVLPKETSLSEIGINDFRYNLYRSKVTLSAADIQQENRLLFNMFTRDIVSVQVNGKIPKRLFPEKADAQTWITRGAYSRIRPNEFDNRFDVSGLLKAGENEIVVVYENLGHAHGYVPMEELGGIRQAGLSKADTVLTHPLQWELTADVAGVTKGFTTPSFKADKWERVTLNMQDEIPRKGNGIQPKGEQTGLFTWYRVEFSLPEKDAKVWMPWMAKINASGNGYMWLNGHNIGRHWEAGPQREFFLPECWLNSGAKKNVLVFGLRQTVNGATINAIEVMPYPNSAEFKK, encoded by the coding sequence ATCAAGGAAGCTGGATTTAACACTGTAGAAACTTACATTCCCTGGAACTGGCATGAACGCAGTATGCCCTCAGGACTGAACGATAATTCCAAATTCGATTTTAAAGACCTGAAAGCCTGGTTAAAGATGGCGCAGGATGAATTTGGTTTTTACACCATTGTACGTCCAGGACCATTTCTTTGCGCAGAATGGTCTGGTGGAGGTTATCCTCGCTGGTTGGCCAAGTTTGGTCCCGGTAAAGGCGACCTTTGGTTACGCAGTGCCGATCCCGAACATATCAAATGGTCTGTTCATTGGTACAATGCCGTTTCTAAAGTATTAGCCCCGGAACAGATCAGTCGCAAAAAGAAAGGCCAAAAGGGCATCATTATGTTTCAGATTGAAAACGAGTATGATGCACATGGTACCAAAGACAAAGAAGTCTTTCTAAAAGCTTTGTATCATTCTTATAAAAACAATGGCATTGATGTACCCTTGTTTACCTGTCTTACCAGTCAAACCAGGGCCAGCAAAGACCCTGAGTTGTCGCAGGTATTCGATTGCGATAATTATTATGTAGCCAATCTAAGTGATGCGCCAAGTTGTGCCCGTCGCATGTACGATCTTCGCAAAAAACAAAGCGATGCTCCTGGTTTTGTAACGGAATTACAGGGGGGCTGGTTTTCTTTAGTAACCGGAACATTGAGTGAAGAACATTATTCTGATGCGCGTCATTTTAAAGCAATTGGTTTAATGAGCATGCTTGGAGGCGGTACAGGTATCAACTACTATATGTTTTTTGGGGGTACTCATTTTAATGGTTGGGGAGCACGTGGGATGACCACAAGTTATGACTATAATGCCGCCATCAGAGAAAGCGGTGCAACAAGCCCAAAATATTTTGCAGCCAAAGCGATGGGGGAATTTATAAAGCAGTATGGCACTAAACTGGCAAGATCAGTTGGTGGACCTTGTGAACTAAAAGATGCACCTAAATCACTTTTTGGTGGACTGCGCATAGCCGAGGATGGTACCAAATTTGTTTTTTTGCACAACACAGATCCTGATAAATCTTTAAAAGGAAGGGTGACTGTATTACCTGGTAAAGTGGCTAAATCCACTGAGCCAATTTACAATGTGAATCAGAACGGAGAGAAAGTATTGATTAAAACAGCTGCAGTTACAAACGGAAACACATCTGCAAATGATTCATTTGCAATTGATTTCAATTTGCCGGATCTGGGGGCACAAGTGTTAGTTATTCCTCCGGGAGCTACTCCTGAGCAGGGCAAGTGGTGCTTAATGGAGCCAGAGCAACCAGTTCGCCCGTCGGTAAATGTTACACCAATACGTATAGCAAGTGCCTTGCGTTATAACGATCCTGTAAATGAAGCCAAGTGGACAGTACTTCCAAAAGAAACCTCTTTGTCAGAAATAGGGATCAATGATTTTCGATATAACCTGTACCGTTCAAAAGTTACCCTGAGTGCAGCCGATATTCAGCAAGAAAACAGGCTCTTGTTTAACATGTTTACCCGTGATATTGTTTCCGTACAAGTTAATGGCAAAATTCCTAAGCGTCTTTTTCCTGAAAAAGCAGATGCACAAACCTGGATTACGCGCGGTGCTTATTCGCGCATCCGTCCCAATGAATTCGACAATCGTTTTGATGTCAGCGGTTTACTAAAAGCAGGTGAAAATGAAATTGTAGTGGTATACGAAAACCTTGGACATGCGCATGGTTATGTGCCTATGGAAGAGTTGGGAGGCATCAGGCAGGCTGGACTTTCTAAGGCAGATACCGTGTTAACACATCCACTGCAGTGGGAGCTAACCGCTGATGTTGCAGGCGTCACAAAGGGCTTTACCACTCCATCATTTAAAGCTGATAAATGGGAGCGTGTTACCCTAAATATGCAAGATGAAATTCCCCGCAAGGGCAATGGCATTCAGCCAAAAGGGGAGCAAACAGGTTTATTTACCTGGTACAGGGTTGAGTTTTCCTTACCTGAAAAGGATGCAAAAGTATGGATGCCATGGATGGCCAAAATTAATGCTTCGGGAAATGGGTATATGTGGCTCAATGGACATAACATCGGTCGCCATTGGGAAGCGGGCCCACAGCGTGAGTTCTTTTTGCCTGAATGTTGGTTGAATTCCGGAGCTAAGAAGAATGTATTGGTATTTGGACTACGCCAAACGGTTAATGGTGCAACCATTAACGCTATAGAAGTAATGCCATATCCTAATTCAGCAGAGTTCAAAAAATAA